The following are encoded together in the Ralstonia insidiosa genome:
- the gudD gene encoding glucarate dehydratase — MNHNSAESTLRTPRITRLQVIPVAGRDSMLLNLSGAHAPFFTRNIVILEDSDGHTGVGEVPGGEAIRKTIEDATPLVVGQPIGAYNNVLNTVRRQFADRDATGRGLQTFDLRTTVHAVTALESALLDLLGQHLGVPVAALLGQGQQRAKVPVLGYLFFVGDRKRTNLDYADGSDATDDWTRVRHEEALTPEAVVRLAKAAHARYGFKDFKLKGGVLSGDDEMVVTTALAEAFPDARVTLDPNGAWSLEEAIRLCRDKHDVLAYAEDPCGAEGGYSGREVMAEFRRATGLPTATNMIATDWRQMGHAIQLHSVDIPLADPHFWTMQGSVRVAQMCDDWGLTWGSHSNNHFDISLAMFTHVAAAAPGNITAIDTHWIWQDGQRLTREPFQIVGGEIDVPAVPGLGVVLDMAQVEKAHALYKQHGLGARDDAAAMQCLVPNWTFNNKRPCLVR, encoded by the coding sequence ATGAATCACAACTCTGCTGAATCCACCCTGCGCACGCCGCGTATCACCCGCCTCCAGGTCATTCCCGTGGCCGGACGCGACAGCATGCTGCTGAACCTGAGCGGCGCGCACGCCCCGTTCTTCACCCGCAACATCGTCATCCTGGAAGACTCCGACGGCCATACCGGCGTGGGCGAGGTGCCGGGCGGCGAGGCGATCCGTAAAACCATTGAAGACGCGACACCGCTGGTGGTGGGGCAGCCGATCGGCGCATACAACAACGTGCTCAACACCGTGCGCCGGCAATTTGCCGACCGCGATGCGACCGGGCGCGGGCTGCAGACGTTTGACCTGCGCACCACTGTGCACGCCGTCACAGCATTGGAAAGCGCCTTGCTGGATTTGCTGGGCCAGCACCTGGGCGTGCCCGTGGCTGCCTTGCTGGGGCAGGGGCAGCAGCGTGCCAAGGTGCCGGTGCTGGGCTACCTGTTTTTCGTGGGCGACCGCAAGCGCACCAATCTCGACTATGCCGATGGCAGCGACGCCACCGACGACTGGACTCGTGTGCGCCACGAAGAAGCGCTCACCCCCGAAGCTGTCGTGCGCCTGGCCAAGGCCGCGCACGCCCGCTACGGCTTCAAGGATTTCAAGCTCAAGGGCGGCGTGTTGAGCGGCGATGATGAAATGGTCGTCACCACCGCGCTGGCCGAGGCCTTTCCCGACGCGCGTGTCACGCTGGACCCGAACGGTGCGTGGTCGCTGGAAGAGGCCATCCGCCTGTGCCGCGACAAGCACGACGTGCTGGCCTATGCCGAAGACCCGTGCGGTGCCGAAGGCGGTTACTCCGGCCGTGAGGTCATGGCCGAGTTCCGCCGTGCCACCGGCCTGCCGACCGCCACCAACATGATCGCCACCGACTGGCGCCAGATGGGCCACGCCATCCAGTTGCACTCGGTCGACATTCCACTGGCCGATCCGCACTTCTGGACCATGCAGGGCTCCGTGCGCGTGGCACAAATGTGCGATGACTGGGGCCTGACCTGGGGCTCGCACTCCAACAACCACTTCGATATTTCACTGGCGATGTTCACGCACGTGGCCGCTGCCGCGCCGGGCAACATCACTGCCATCGACACCCATTGGATCTGGCAGGACGGCCAGCGTCTGACGCGTGAGCCGTTCCAGATCGTGGGCGGCGAGATCGACGTGCCTGCTGTGCCGGGGTTGGGCGTGGTGCTCGACATGGCCCAGGTAGAGAAGGCGCACGCGCTGTACAAGCAGCACGGGCTGGGCGCGCGCGACGATGCTGCCGCCATGCAGTGCCTGGTGCCCAACTGGACGTTCAACAACAAGCGTCCGTGTCTGGTGCGTTGA
- a CDS encoding FadR/GntR family transcriptional regulator: protein MPTPGSPATLARRTQSLAEVVVDYVKQRIATGALRIGDKLPTESELMEALGVSRTVVREAISRLQAKALIETRHGIGSFVLPPRQDNTIQLGTASTLHEILAMLELRVALETECAGLAAQRATPENLATLQQALDAIEEDQAAGRDSAASDLRFHLSIARATGNQHFVTVLDQLGKTLIPRSRIDASQVGYLNSQESRATVNREHRSIFEAISRREPEAARAAMRMHLSNSRERLRRAHDLADTSISEAFT, encoded by the coding sequence ATGCCCACCCCAGGCTCCCCCGCAACGCTCGCGCGCCGCACCCAAAGCCTGGCGGAAGTGGTGGTCGATTACGTTAAGCAGCGCATCGCCACGGGCGCGTTGCGCATCGGCGACAAGCTGCCCACCGAATCGGAGTTGATGGAAGCATTGGGCGTCAGCCGCACCGTCGTGCGCGAGGCCATTTCACGCCTGCAGGCCAAGGCGCTGATCGAGACACGCCACGGCATCGGCAGCTTTGTCCTGCCCCCGCGCCAGGACAACACCATCCAGTTGGGCACCGCCTCTACGCTGCACGAGATCCTGGCCATGCTGGAGTTGCGCGTGGCGCTGGAAACCGAATGTGCCGGCCTAGCCGCCCAGCGCGCCACGCCGGAGAATCTCGCCACGCTGCAACAAGCGCTCGACGCCATCGAAGAAGACCAGGCCGCCGGCCGTGACAGCGCGGCGTCCGATCTGCGCTTTCACCTGAGCATTGCGCGCGCCACCGGCAACCAGCACTTCGTGACGGTGCTAGACCAACTGGGCAAGACATTGATCCCGCGCAGCCGCATTGACGCATCGCAGGTCGGCTATCTGAACTCGCAAGAGTCTCGCGCCACCGTCAACCGCGAGCACCGCAGCATCTTCGAGGCCATCTCCCGCAGGGAGCCGGAAGCCGCCCGTGCAGCCATGCGCATGCACCTGTCGAACAGCCGCGAACGACTGCGCCGTGCGCACGATCTGGCCGACACCTCGATATCGGAAGCCTTTACCTGA
- a CDS encoding response regulator transcription factor, protein MKIGLIDTHVARQQAIHSALQPSRFECVPLFLSRQVFEAIDVHGINLLMVGANAHDMPGLSLVRTVRERVGPGMAIVYLADGQADVETADALNHGADLCFQGDIRPPELLARLDALIRRFAVSRAVRASEIRLGPYTIDRQNRSIRLRDTPVAVHAREFELALLLFANAGRVLSRADIELALWGRELSPYSRTLDTHVSRLRKKLLLGTENGLRLRAIYGQGFCLDRVMESVV, encoded by the coding sequence ATGAAGATCGGCCTGATCGATACACATGTCGCCCGCCAACAGGCAATTCACTCCGCGCTGCAGCCGTCACGCTTTGAATGCGTGCCGCTGTTTCTCTCCCGCCAGGTATTCGAAGCCATCGACGTGCATGGCATCAACCTGCTGATGGTCGGTGCAAATGCGCATGACATGCCGGGCCTGTCGCTGGTGCGCACCGTGCGTGAGCGTGTGGGCCCTGGCATGGCCATCGTTTACCTCGCCGACGGTCAGGCCGATGTCGAGACCGCCGACGCACTGAACCACGGCGCAGATCTGTGCTTCCAGGGTGATATTCGCCCGCCTGAGCTGCTGGCGCGTCTCGATGCACTGATCCGCCGCTTTGCCGTCAGCCGTGCCGTGCGCGCCTCTGAAATTCGTCTGGGGCCCTACACGATCGACAGGCAGAACCGCTCGATCCGCCTGCGGGACACGCCGGTAGCAGTGCACGCCCGGGAGTTTGAGCTGGCGTTGCTGCTGTTTGCAAACGCCGGGCGCGTGCTGTCTCGTGCAGATATTGAGCTGGCGTTGTGGGGCCGCGAGCTGAGTCCGTATTCGCGCACGCTCGACACGCACGTCTCGCGCCTGCGCAAGAAGTTGCTGCTGGGCACCGAGAATGGCCTGCGCCTGCGCGCAATCTATGGGCAGGGTTTCTGCCTGGACCGCGTGATGGAAAGCGTCGTTTGA
- a CDS encoding CHASE2 domain-containing protein: MTGPVAPTLADPMRAAPRGRLRSLVEWGVLVLLAALLTIGAVHWSVVERLDSALYDTVITLHGHPARDDIVIVAIDDQSLDAMGRWPWPRRRLADLLARVGAAHPRGIGVDILFIEPDLAHPEDDHALAAAVAQAGHVILPALPERTEQGRVYHYPFLGIEATVAHINAAADADSVVRGVYLAEGPRGHVLDHLAVQLARLAAQAPASTPATLDLETDAGGWTRQAHIRLSFAGPAGTFRHVPALDVLNGRVPPEVFAGKLVLIGATASGVSDIFATPTSRTMSGVEVLANATQTVLDGSAILPVPTGVFWVTTLLPLLMTACAVRWLTPRMALAVALASAAALLLGVVGALVLGNRWLPPFAALVGPLVLYPLWSWRQQEAALRFLRDELYRLAREPGVLTDTAPLARTGRTLGAHMDAVASLIDKLRGLRRFLADALESLPDATVICAPDGTIRLANGRSAGLAGQSSTPGQNRAAALRDLSSLLARAFSDPAAGERYWADWLAGPDAKLEPVELHTHDGRSMLMHAAALRDDAGRPIDIIVSFADITPVRRAERHREEALRFISHDMRSPQSAILALIELQRDASRALDREVLLSRIEQLSSRTLELADAFIDLARAESQALKLVDVDLVGLVLDAADEVWALANRHQVEVRVNADIEAPVRGEPRLLVRALVNLLNNAIKFSTPGSVVTVSVGTDDGMFTVAVADQGVGIALADQPRLFQPFHRLHETEANAPSGSGLGLVFVKTAIERHGGRIAVQSAPGLGSTFTVWLPRGPIHQDA; the protein is encoded by the coding sequence ATGACTGGTCCGGTCGCACCAACCCTCGCTGACCCGATGCGCGCGGCTCCGCGCGGCAGGCTGCGCTCTCTGGTGGAGTGGGGCGTGCTGGTGCTGCTGGCTGCCCTGCTGACGATCGGTGCCGTGCACTGGAGTGTGGTCGAGCGGTTGGATTCGGCGCTGTACGACACCGTGATCACGCTGCACGGGCATCCGGCGCGCGACGATATCGTCATCGTCGCCATCGACGATCAGAGCCTGGATGCAATGGGCCGCTGGCCTTGGCCGCGCCGCCGCCTGGCCGATCTGCTGGCGCGTGTGGGGGCGGCGCACCCGCGGGGAATCGGCGTCGATATTCTGTTTATCGAGCCAGACCTCGCACACCCCGAAGACGATCACGCCCTGGCTGCAGCCGTCGCTCAGGCTGGGCACGTTATTCTGCCCGCGCTGCCGGAGCGCACGGAGCAAGGGCGCGTGTATCACTACCCGTTCCTCGGCATCGAGGCCACCGTCGCACACATCAATGCTGCCGCCGACGCGGACAGCGTGGTGCGCGGCGTGTATCTGGCTGAAGGCCCACGTGGGCATGTGCTTGACCACCTGGCGGTTCAACTTGCGCGGCTGGCGGCACAGGCACCCGCGTCGACGCCAGCCACGCTCGATCTGGAAACCGACGCCGGCGGGTGGACCCGGCAGGCGCATATCCGCCTGAGCTTTGCCGGGCCGGCCGGTACGTTCCGGCATGTGCCCGCGCTGGATGTGCTCAATGGCCGCGTGCCGCCCGAAGTCTTCGCGGGCAAGCTGGTGCTGATTGGCGCCACGGCTTCGGGCGTGTCGGATATTTTCGCCACGCCCACTTCGCGCACGATGAGCGGCGTGGAGGTGCTGGCCAACGCCACGCAAACGGTGCTCGACGGCAGTGCCATCCTGCCGGTGCCGACCGGTGTGTTCTGGGTGACGACGTTGCTGCCGCTGTTGATGACCGCGTGCGCGGTGCGCTGGCTCACGCCACGCATGGCGCTGGCGGTGGCGCTGGCGAGTGCGGCAGCGCTGCTGCTGGGCGTGGTCGGCGCGCTGGTGCTGGGTAACCGCTGGCTGCCGCCGTTTGCCGCGCTGGTCGGGCCGCTGGTGCTGTATCCGCTGTGGAGCTGGCGCCAGCAGGAGGCTGCCTTGCGTTTCCTGCGTGACGAGCTCTATCGCCTCGCGCGCGAGCCCGGTGTCCTCACCGATACGGCGCCACTGGCCCGCACGGGCCGCACGCTCGGCGCACACATGGATGCGGTGGCCTCGCTGATCGACAAGCTGCGTGGGCTGCGCCGCTTCCTGGCCGATGCGTTGGAGAGCTTGCCCGATGCCACGGTCATCTGCGCCCCCGACGGCACGATCCGCCTGGCCAACGGCCGCAGCGCAGGGCTTGCTGGCCAGTCGAGCACGCCTGGCCAGAACCGCGCGGCTGCGCTGCGTGACCTGTCGAGCCTGCTGGCGCGCGCATTTTCCGACCCGGCCGCGGGTGAGCGTTACTGGGCGGACTGGTTGGCTGGACCCGACGCCAAGCTGGAGCCTGTCGAGCTGCATACACACGACGGCCGCTCGATGCTCATGCACGCCGCCGCCTTGCGTGACGATGCTGGCCGCCCCATCGACATCATCGTCAGCTTTGCCGACATCACCCCCGTGCGCCGGGCCGAGCGCCATCGTGAAGAAGCGCTGCGCTTCATCTCGCACGACATGCGTTCGCCGCAGAGCGCGATTCTTGCGCTCATCGAGCTGCAGCGCGATGCCTCGCGCGCGCTGGATCGCGAAGTGTTGCTCTCGCGCATCGAGCAGCTTTCGTCGCGCACGCTGGAGCTGGCCGACGCCTTCATCGACCTGGCGCGTGCCGAATCCCAGGCGCTCAAGCTGGTGGACGTGGATCTGGTGGGCCTGGTGCTCGATGCCGCCGACGAGGTCTGGGCCTTGGCGAATCGTCATCAGGTGGAGGTGCGTGTGAACGCCGACATCGAAGCGCCCGTGCGCGGCGAGCCGCGTCTACTGGTGCGTGCTCTGGTCAACCTGCTCAACAACGCCATCAAGTTCAGCACGCCGGGCTCGGTGGTGACGGTATCCGTAGGGACCGACGATGGGATGTTCACGGTGGCCGTGGCCGATCAGGGCGTGGGCATTGCGCTGGCGGATCAGCCAAGGCTGTTCCAGCCATTCCATCGCTTGCACGAGACGGAGGCCAACGCACCATCGGGCAGCGGCCTTGGCCTCGTCTTCGTGAAGACCGCCATTGAGCGCCATGGCGGCCGTATCGCCGTGCAGAGTGCACCGGGGCTGGGCTCCACCTTCACGGTCTGGCTGCCGCGCGGGCCGATTCACCAAGACGCCTGA
- a CDS encoding FecR domain-containing protein: MAKQVEAFRREGFRRAAVVGAFVVFGGAWQAAVAQPSGADGSDFLYRVQPGDTLITLADRYMDSVEGWRLLQQRNHVADPYRLQPGSMLRIPFDRIPVVPATAQVVFARDATTADRKPLQAGMKLAEDAQIETGDKGAVTLAFDDGTRVTVPPGSRVALSRVRAFARAGLIDVRVHVKQGEAESNVSPKKTGVGRYEISTPALVTGVRGTRFRVQASESVSTSSVLEGEVATKAGRQTQGVKAGFGVQVSGGHLKRAALPAAPKLDAIPDLVQRPCFRATWQPVKGAVAYRAAVARDAALTELSAYQHSKTPGATLCGDEDGDYTLVVQSIDALGLTSPSATRPFTVRLHPEAPYTIQPASGKTYRSGELAFSWAAVSDARSYDMEVAEAETFASPAIQEHGQDVRVSKTLSAGTWWWRVRSVAEGGKTGPWSDALRFQALDIPPGAVPPASVDAGDDGMLHAHWPALTPELAAAGARTRVQLASEPTFAKPVADIVSDGSEAAIPQPPAGTYYIRTGVDLGDPASVVYAKPQRIDVGAFVGDSSRSPVQSGGGNLLLNDWSGRTNPR, encoded by the coding sequence ATGGCGAAGCAGGTTGAAGCGTTTCGACGCGAAGGATTCAGGCGCGCCGCGGTTGTCGGCGCGTTTGTTGTTTTTGGGGGCGCTTGGCAGGCAGCGGTTGCTCAACCTTCCGGTGCAGACGGCAGCGATTTTCTCTATCGCGTGCAGCCGGGCGACACGCTGATCACCTTGGCAGACCGCTACATGGATAGCGTCGAGGGTTGGCGCCTGCTGCAGCAGCGCAACCACGTCGCCGATCCGTATCGTTTGCAGCCGGGTTCTATGCTGCGGATTCCCTTCGATCGCATTCCGGTGGTGCCGGCCACGGCGCAGGTCGTGTTTGCGCGCGACGCCACGACTGCCGACCGCAAGCCGTTGCAGGCCGGCATGAAGCTCGCAGAGGACGCGCAGATCGAAACCGGCGACAAGGGCGCCGTCACGCTCGCATTTGATGACGGCACACGCGTGACCGTGCCGCCGGGCAGCCGCGTGGCGCTGTCGCGTGTGCGCGCGTTTGCACGCGCTGGGCTGATCGACGTGCGTGTGCACGTGAAGCAGGGCGAGGCCGAGTCGAACGTTTCGCCCAAGAAAACGGGCGTCGGCCGCTATGAGATTTCCACGCCTGCGCTCGTGACGGGCGTGCGCGGCACGCGCTTCCGCGTGCAGGCGAGCGAGTCCGTGTCGACCAGTTCTGTGCTCGAAGGGGAGGTGGCCACCAAGGCTGGCCGCCAAACGCAGGGGGTCAAGGCCGGGTTTGGTGTGCAGGTTTCGGGCGGACACCTCAAGCGTGCGGCGCTACCGGCGGCGCCAAAACTCGACGCCATTCCGGATCTGGTGCAGCGGCCGTGCTTCCGGGCGACGTGGCAGCCGGTGAAAGGGGCGGTTGCCTACCGTGCAGCCGTTGCGCGTGACGCCGCCCTAACCGAACTGAGTGCCTATCAGCACAGCAAGACGCCGGGTGCCACGCTGTGCGGTGACGAAGATGGCGACTACACGCTGGTCGTGCAGAGCATTGACGCGCTCGGCCTGACCAGCCCGTCGGCCACGCGGCCCTTTACGGTGCGCCTGCACCCGGAGGCGCCGTACACGATTCAGCCGGCGAGTGGCAAAACCTACCGCAGCGGTGAACTGGCGTTCTCGTGGGCGGCGGTGTCGGACGCGCGCAGCTATGACATGGAAGTGGCCGAAGCAGAGACCTTTGCATCGCCCGCAATCCAGGAGCACGGGCAGGACGTGCGTGTGAGCAAGACGTTGAGCGCGGGCACCTGGTGGTGGCGCGTGCGCTCGGTGGCCGAGGGCGGCAAGACCGGCCCTTGGAGCGACGCATTGCGCTTCCAGGCGCTTGATATTCCACCGGGCGCTGTGCCGCCTGCCTCCGTCGATGCGGGTGACGACGGCATGCTGCACGCCCACTGGCCTGCGCTGACGCCTGAACTGGCGGCAGCGGGCGCACGCACGCGTGTGCAACTCGCCAGCGAGCCGACCTTCGCCAAGCCGGTTGCCGACATCGTGAGCGACGGCAGCGAAGCCGCCATTCCGCAGCCGCCGGCCGGTACGTACTACATCCGTACGGGCGTTGACCTGGGCGATCCGGCATCGGTCGTGTACGCCAAGCCGCAGCGCATCGACGTCGGCGCGTTCGTTGGTGATTCATCGCGCAGCCCGGTGCAGAGCGGCGGTGGCAACCTCCTGCTCAATGACTGGTCCGGTCGCACCAACCCTCGCTGA
- a CDS encoding response regulator transcription factor: MAIRIASVEDNQAQSELIREILVSSGYECESFSSGDAFVKALRDRTFDLLLLDWQLPDISGIQLVSWVRQTVGPALPVLFLTNRSLEDDVVRGLAAGADDYVIKPVRRAELVARVGALLRRAAPRTSESLERIRVGPYAVDPIGRVLTLNGSQVELSPREFDLGLYLFRNVGKLVPRELIEQAVWGRSIGPDSRTLATHISKLRLKLDLNQKNGVRLVSVYSHGYRLETTQEDGEAG, from the coding sequence ATGGCGATACGAATTGCCTCGGTAGAAGACAACCAGGCGCAATCGGAGTTGATTCGAGAGATCCTGGTTTCGTCCGGATACGAATGCGAGTCTTTCAGTAGCGGGGACGCCTTCGTCAAGGCGCTGCGGGATCGAACCTTCGATCTGCTGCTGCTCGACTGGCAGTTGCCGGACATCAGCGGCATCCAACTCGTGAGCTGGGTGCGGCAGACGGTCGGCCCGGCGCTGCCGGTGCTGTTTCTGACCAACCGCTCACTCGAAGATGACGTGGTGCGCGGGCTGGCTGCCGGCGCGGATGACTACGTCATCAAGCCAGTGCGCCGCGCCGAGCTGGTGGCACGCGTGGGCGCCTTGCTGCGCCGCGCCGCACCGCGCACCAGCGAATCGCTTGAGCGCATTCGCGTGGGTCCGTATGCAGTCGACCCGATCGGACGTGTGCTGACGCTGAACGGCTCGCAGGTCGAGTTGTCGCCGCGGGAGTTCGACCTGGGGCTGTACTTGTTCCGCAATGTCGGCAAGCTGGTGCCGCGCGAGCTGATCGAGCAAGCCGTCTGGGGGCGCAGCATCGGCCCGGATTCGCGTACGCTCGCCACACATATCTCCAAGCTGCGGCTCAAGCTGGACCTCAATCAGAAGAATGGCGTGCGGCTGGTCTCGGTGTACTCGCATGGCTATCGACTCGAAACCACACAAGAAGATGGCGAAGCAGGTTGA
- a CDS encoding MFS transporter — MLATCAAVSVANVYFAQPLLDALTRDFALSDARAGGIIGATQAGCALALVLVVPLGDRWPRKPLLLAQLVLLASALLGVSLAQTRWPLLLGMLSVGLLGTAMTQGLIACAAALAPAAERGRVLGVVQGGVVIGLLLARAAAGVIADAWGWRAVYAVSAVISVTMLAALWRWLPAPAMAAAPMRYGALLRSMWQLLRTERVLQVRGLIGLLMFAAFSVFWSALALALSAPPYAFSTAVIGMFGLVGAVGAMAAARAGRLADRGWAQPATAVALGLLLIAWVPLGLGLQHLAWLIVGVILLDLGGQAVHVLNQSLIFRLHPEAHSRLVGAYMLFYAAGSGLGAMTSTAMYAWAGWSGVCLLGAGISVAALGLWAVTTAWMRRLEARAR; from the coding sequence ATGCTGGCGACGTGTGCGGCGGTCAGCGTGGCCAACGTCTACTTTGCGCAGCCGCTGCTCGATGCGCTGACCCGCGACTTTGCGCTCAGCGATGCCCGGGCCGGCGGCATCATCGGCGCAACGCAGGCGGGGTGCGCGCTGGCGTTGGTGCTGGTTGTACCGCTGGGCGACCGTTGGCCACGCAAGCCGCTGCTGTTGGCTCAACTTGTATTGCTGGCCTCGGCGCTGCTGGGTGTAAGCCTCGCGCAAACGCGTTGGCCGCTGTTGCTGGGCATGCTAAGCGTTGGCCTGCTGGGAACGGCGATGACGCAAGGTTTGATCGCCTGCGCCGCAGCGTTGGCGCCGGCGGCCGAGCGCGGCCGCGTGCTCGGCGTGGTGCAGGGTGGTGTGGTGATCGGCTTGCTCCTTGCGCGGGCGGCGGCGGGCGTCATTGCAGACGCCTGGGGCTGGCGCGCGGTGTATGCCGTGTCGGCGGTAATCTCGGTGACGATGCTGGCCGCGTTGTGGCGCTGGTTGCCAGCACCGGCGATGGCTGCCGCGCCCATGCGCTACGGCGCGCTGCTCCGCTCGATGTGGCAATTGCTACGGACCGAACGTGTGCTGCAGGTGCGTGGGCTGATCGGCTTGTTGATGTTTGCCGCATTCAGCGTGTTCTGGAGCGCGCTGGCATTGGCGTTGAGCGCGCCGCCGTATGCGTTTTCGACGGCGGTTATTGGCATGTTCGGGCTGGTGGGGGCGGTTGGAGCGATGGCGGCGGCACGTGCGGGGCGTTTGGCAGACCGGGGTTGGGCGCAACCGGCCACCGCCGTCGCGCTGGGGTTGCTGCTGATTGCGTGGGTGCCGTTGGGGTTGGGCTTGCAGCATCTGGCCTGGCTCATCGTTGGTGTCATCCTGCTTGATCTGGGTGGGCAGGCAGTTCACGTGCTCAACCAGAGCCTGATCTTTCGTTTGCACCCGGAGGCGCACAGCCGGCTGGTCGGCGCCTACATGCTGTTCTACGCGGCCGGCAGCGGGCTCGGGGCGATGACCTCGACGGCGATGTATGCGTGGGCGGGGTGGTCGGGCGTGTGCCTCTTGGGCGCGGGCATCAGTGTGGCCGCGCTGGGGTTATGGGCGGTAACCACGGCTTGGATGCGCCGCTTGGAGGCGCGGGCGCGTTAG
- a CDS encoding winged helix-turn-helix transcriptional regulator → MVQRKRFDDSTCPVARALDVIGDRWMLLIVRDAFDGLRRFSEFQKSTGAARNILADRLRLLVEHDIFAVAPASDGTAYQEYVLTPRGEALFPLVVGLRQWGEAHLFARGEKHSVLIEKQTEQPLAPMQPVARDGRAIRAAETEVRKVAIKARS, encoded by the coding sequence ATGGTTCAACGCAAACGCTTCGATGACTCCACCTGCCCCGTTGCGCGCGCGCTCGATGTGATCGGTGACCGCTGGATGCTGCTGATCGTGCGGGACGCATTCGACGGCCTGCGCCGCTTCAGTGAGTTCCAGAAGAGCACCGGCGCGGCCCGCAACATCCTGGCCGACCGCCTGCGGCTACTGGTTGAGCACGACATCTTTGCCGTTGCCCCGGCTTCCGATGGCACGGCGTATCAGGAGTACGTGCTGACCCCCAGGGGCGAGGCGCTCTTCCCTTTGGTCGTGGGTCTGCGGCAATGGGGGGAAGCGCATCTGTTTGCGCGGGGCGAGAAGCACTCCGTACTGATCGAAAAGCAAACGGAACAACCGCTCGCGCCGATGCAGCCCGTGGCCCGTGACGGCCGTGCGATACGGGCCGCAGAAACTGAGGTGAGGAAGGTGGCGATCAAAGCGCGCAGCTAG
- the pgsA gene encoding CDP-diacylglycerol--glycerol-3-phosphate 3-phosphatidyltransferase gives MPFNFPILLTWLRVAMIPLVVGVFYLPDTWMALPAKNLTAAVFFIVAALTDWFDGFLARRWNQTSSFGAFLDPVADKLMVAAALLVLLALGRVSDIVALIIIGREITISALREWMAQIGASKSVAVNMLGKLKTTFQMIAIPLLLFEGKLLDVIDAHVWGTWLIYVAAVLTLWSMAYYMKLAWPQIRERAK, from the coding sequence ATGCCTTTCAATTTCCCGATCCTCCTGACCTGGCTGCGTGTGGCCATGATCCCGCTGGTGGTGGGCGTGTTCTACCTGCCGGACACTTGGATGGCGCTGCCCGCCAAGAACCTGACGGCCGCGGTGTTCTTTATCGTCGCGGCACTGACCGATTGGTTCGATGGCTTTCTCGCGCGCCGCTGGAACCAGACTTCATCGTTCGGTGCCTTTCTCGATCCGGTGGCCGACAAGCTGATGGTGGCCGCTGCGCTGCTGGTACTGCTGGCGTTGGGCCGTGTCTCGGACATCGTCGCGTTGATCATCATCGGCCGCGAGATCACCATCTCGGCGCTGCGCGAGTGGATGGCGCAGATCGGCGCGTCAAAGAGCGTCGCCGTCAATATGCTCGGCAAGCTGAAGACGACCTTCCAGATGATCGCGATTCCGCTGCTGTTGTTCGAGGGCAAGCTGCTCGACGTGATCGACGCGCATGTGTGGGGGACTTGGCTAATCTATGTGGCAGCGGTGCTCACGCTGTGGTCGATGGCGTACTACATGAAGCTCGCCTGGCCGCAGATCCGCGAGCGCGCAAAATGA